The following are encoded in a window of Thunnus albacares chromosome 17, fThuAlb1.1, whole genome shotgun sequence genomic DNA:
- the LOC122967365 gene encoding small integral membrane protein 36-like, with the protein MGFLENYQEIDPVTLNLCILIASYVILLLVFLISCIMYDCRGKDPTKEYAPDPQPTQSPIRLVVMQSSPAPVGRWDTANMITTYHEPTHSDFREKKSTMV; encoded by the coding sequence ATGGGCTTTCTGGAAAACTACCAGGAGATCGATCCCGTCACTTTGAACCTTTGCATCCTCATCGCCAGCTATGTTATCTTGCTCCTGGTCTTCCTGATATCGTGTATCATGTACGACTGCCGGGGCAAAGATCCAACCAAGGAGTACGCCCCCGACCCACAACCGACTCAGTCTCCCATCAGGCTGGTGGTGATGCAGAGCTCTCCAGCCCCTGTGGGACGGTGGGACACGGCCAACATGATCACAACCTACCACGAGCCGACGCACTCGGACTTCAGGGAGAAGAAGAGCACGATGGTCTGA